From one Mytilus edulis chromosome 1, xbMytEdul2.2, whole genome shotgun sequence genomic stretch:
- the LOC139494497 gene encoding zinc finger protein 862-like isoform X1 translates to MSGPNAKRQKIDNSLTRWLGKPDSITITTNPCPSPNSKTRQSGIDSEWQKTNPWLIITQDKKGMLCKFCIKFNMRPKNGSGTWVTHPCTYLVKDSVTSHSKSKNHQQATDLEAASIVASQGHGIQAALDTHTSMETTALIGAFRCMYWLAKEEIAHTTHYPSLLELAKTLGCDYLNLLKKGQNVNYTSQRTMQDMLLTINDQIQTSILQTIHNSPYFSLLIDETTDVAVVKQMTVMARYLTHDYQVKTSFLTLVDLPDGKADTIVPAIKTLMTDRQLPIQKMMGFGSDGASVMVGRKTGVATQLKSQNPEMVNVHCIAHRLALAAAQASDNIPYLQKFKDILRQLFYYYQNSAVRMSGLKEIELILGTPSIKLKEVADTRWLSHESAVTAIRRCLPALILSLEREASERCDATAAGLALFVKNPLFICTISMLSDILPHLNRLSKIFQKTTVDLSLIDSMVSATQMSLQHLLNQHGEHMTNLPDLFQQLAEYGVKEDSTVVDKFKDKTYQQYINNVIENLHNRFPDTALLDAFSVFDPDLICKEDPATNEYIHFKKLQTLASHFTSVGDYQTASEEFTSLRHMMARDMKDINYSEAIRKIATLKDCYPTLAQYAQILLVIPVSTADCERSFSTLNRLKTFLRNRLCQKILNPLMTISIEGPAVQDFNFPECVKLFGKAKNRKLTTE, encoded by the exons ATGTCCGGGCCAAACGCAAAACGTCAGAAGATTGACAATAGTCTCACCCGTTGGTTGGGGAAACCCGACAGTATTACAATTACTACTAACCCATGCCCTTCTCCAAACTCAAAAACAAGACAATCTGGTATAGATTCAGAATGGCAGAAGACAAACCCATGGTTGATTATCACACAAGACAAGAAAG gTATGCTATGCAAGTTCTGTATCAAGTTCAACATGAGACCTAAGAATGGCAGTGGAACCTGGGTAACCCATCCTTGCACCTACTTAGTCAAAGACAGTGTAACATCTCACAGCAAATCAAAGAATCACCAGCAAGCTACAGACTTAGAAGCTGCCTCCATTGTAGCATCCCAGGGCCATGGTATTCAAGCAGCACTGGACACCCATACTTCAATGGAAACTACTGCATTGATTGGTGCCTTTAGATGTATGTACTGGCTAGCCAAAGAAGAAATAGCTCACACAACTCACTACCCATCCCTACTGGAGTTAGCAAAGACACTTGGTTGTGACTACTTGAATCTTCTCAAGAAAGGACAGAATGTCAACTACACCAGTCAGAGGACCATGCAGGACATGCTACTTACTATCAACGACCAGATTCAGACTAGCATACTCCAGACTATACACAACAGTCCATACTTCTCCTTATTGATTGACGAGACCACAGATGTAGCAGTAGTTAAGCAGATGACAGTTATGGCCAGATACCTAACACATGACTACCAA gttAAAACCTCTTTCCTCACACTAGTAGATCTACCAGACGGAAAAGCTGACACTATTGTTCCAGCAATCAAGACACTCATGACTGACAGGCAACTACCAATCCAGAAGATGATGGGTTTTGGCTCTGATGGTGCTTCTGTCATGGTGGGAAGAAAGACTGGG gTAGCTACACAGTTGAAGTCACAGAACCCAGAGATGGTCAACGTACATTGTATCGCCCATAGATTGGCCCTTGCAGCAGCCCAAGCATCTGACAACATACCTTACCTTCAGAAGTTTAAAGACATACTCAGGCAGCTTTTCTATTACTACCAGAACTCTGCAGTTAGAATGAGTGGGTTGAAAGAAATAGAG TTAATACTTGGTACCCCCAGCATTAAGCTGAAAGAAGTAGCTGACACCAGATGGTTATCCCACGAGAGTGCAGTGACAGCAATCCGTAGATGTTTACCAGCCCTTATACTCAGTCTTGAAAGAGAAGCATCAGAGAGGTGTGACGCAACAGCTGCAGGCCTCGCCTTGTTTGTGAAGAACCCACTGTTCATCTGTACCATATCCATGTTGTCTGACATACTTCCACACCTTAATAGACTCAGTAAGATCTTCCAGAAGACCACTGTAGACCTCTCACTGATAGACTCCATGGTATCAGCAACCCAGATGTCACTACAACACCTACTCAATCAGCATGGGGAACACATGACCAATCTACCAGACCTGTTTCAGCAGCTTGCAGAGTATGGGGTTAAAGAAGACAGCACAGTAGTCGACAAGTTTAAGGACaag aCTTATCAGCAGTACATCAACAATGTCATAGAGAACCTCCACAATAGATTCCCTGATACAGCTCTTCTAGATGCCTTCAGTGTATTTGATCCTGACCTCATCTGTAAAGAAGACCCAGCAACTAATGAGTATATCCACTTCAAGAAATTACAG acTCTAGCAAGCCACTTTACCAGTGTTGGTGACTACCAGACAGCATCAGAAGAGTTCACATCACTCAGACACATGATGGCCAGAGACATGAAAGACATCAACTATTCAGAAGCCATCAGAAAGATTGCAACCTTGAAAGACTGTTACCCAACACTTGCACAGTATGCTCAGATCCTCCTAGTAATACCAGTTTCTACAGCAGACTGCGAAAGATCTTTCAGCACCCTCAACAGACTGAAGACATTCCTTAGGAACCGCCTGTGCCAGAAAATTCTAAACCCACTCATGACCATCTCCATAGAAGGACCAGCTGTGCAAGACTTCAACTTCCCAGAATGTGTTAAGCTGTTTGGCAAGGCAAAGAACAGAAAGCTTACTACTGAGTAG
- the LOC139494497 gene encoding zinc finger protein 862-like isoform X2 produces MKLTLLIGFKRCMLCKFCIKFNMRPKNGSGTWVTHPCTYLVKDSVTSHSKSKNHQQATDLEAASIVASQGHGIQAALDTHTSMETTALIGAFRCMYWLAKEEIAHTTHYPSLLELAKTLGCDYLNLLKKGQNVNYTSQRTMQDMLLTINDQIQTSILQTIHNSPYFSLLIDETTDVAVVKQMTVMARYLTHDYQVKTSFLTLVDLPDGKADTIVPAIKTLMTDRQLPIQKMMGFGSDGASVMVGRKTGVATQLKSQNPEMVNVHCIAHRLALAAAQASDNIPYLQKFKDILRQLFYYYQNSAVRMSGLKEIELILGTPSIKLKEVADTRWLSHESAVTAIRRCLPALILSLEREASERCDATAAGLALFVKNPLFICTISMLSDILPHLNRLSKIFQKTTVDLSLIDSMVSATQMSLQHLLNQHGEHMTNLPDLFQQLAEYGVKEDSTVVDKFKDKTYQQYINNVIENLHNRFPDTALLDAFSVFDPDLICKEDPATNEYIHFKKLQTLASHFTSVGDYQTASEEFTSLRHMMARDMKDINYSEAIRKIATLKDCYPTLAQYAQILLVIPVSTADCERSFSTLNRLKTFLRNRLCQKILNPLMTISIEGPAVQDFNFPECVKLFGKAKNRKLTTE; encoded by the exons ATGAAGTTAACCTTGTTGATTGGATTCAAACGAT gTATGCTATGCAAGTTCTGTATCAAGTTCAACATGAGACCTAAGAATGGCAGTGGAACCTGGGTAACCCATCCTTGCACCTACTTAGTCAAAGACAGTGTAACATCTCACAGCAAATCAAAGAATCACCAGCAAGCTACAGACTTAGAAGCTGCCTCCATTGTAGCATCCCAGGGCCATGGTATTCAAGCAGCACTGGACACCCATACTTCAATGGAAACTACTGCATTGATTGGTGCCTTTAGATGTATGTACTGGCTAGCCAAAGAAGAAATAGCTCACACAACTCACTACCCATCCCTACTGGAGTTAGCAAAGACACTTGGTTGTGACTACTTGAATCTTCTCAAGAAAGGACAGAATGTCAACTACACCAGTCAGAGGACCATGCAGGACATGCTACTTACTATCAACGACCAGATTCAGACTAGCATACTCCAGACTATACACAACAGTCCATACTTCTCCTTATTGATTGACGAGACCACAGATGTAGCAGTAGTTAAGCAGATGACAGTTATGGCCAGATACCTAACACATGACTACCAA gttAAAACCTCTTTCCTCACACTAGTAGATCTACCAGACGGAAAAGCTGACACTATTGTTCCAGCAATCAAGACACTCATGACTGACAGGCAACTACCAATCCAGAAGATGATGGGTTTTGGCTCTGATGGTGCTTCTGTCATGGTGGGAAGAAAGACTGGG gTAGCTACACAGTTGAAGTCACAGAACCCAGAGATGGTCAACGTACATTGTATCGCCCATAGATTGGCCCTTGCAGCAGCCCAAGCATCTGACAACATACCTTACCTTCAGAAGTTTAAAGACATACTCAGGCAGCTTTTCTATTACTACCAGAACTCTGCAGTTAGAATGAGTGGGTTGAAAGAAATAGAG TTAATACTTGGTACCCCCAGCATTAAGCTGAAAGAAGTAGCTGACACCAGATGGTTATCCCACGAGAGTGCAGTGACAGCAATCCGTAGATGTTTACCAGCCCTTATACTCAGTCTTGAAAGAGAAGCATCAGAGAGGTGTGACGCAACAGCTGCAGGCCTCGCCTTGTTTGTGAAGAACCCACTGTTCATCTGTACCATATCCATGTTGTCTGACATACTTCCACACCTTAATAGACTCAGTAAGATCTTCCAGAAGACCACTGTAGACCTCTCACTGATAGACTCCATGGTATCAGCAACCCAGATGTCACTACAACACCTACTCAATCAGCATGGGGAACACATGACCAATCTACCAGACCTGTTTCAGCAGCTTGCAGAGTATGGGGTTAAAGAAGACAGCACAGTAGTCGACAAGTTTAAGGACaag aCTTATCAGCAGTACATCAACAATGTCATAGAGAACCTCCACAATAGATTCCCTGATACAGCTCTTCTAGATGCCTTCAGTGTATTTGATCCTGACCTCATCTGTAAAGAAGACCCAGCAACTAATGAGTATATCCACTTCAAGAAATTACAG acTCTAGCAAGCCACTTTACCAGTGTTGGTGACTACCAGACAGCATCAGAAGAGTTCACATCACTCAGACACATGATGGCCAGAGACATGAAAGACATCAACTATTCAGAAGCCATCAGAAAGATTGCAACCTTGAAAGACTGTTACCCAACACTTGCACAGTATGCTCAGATCCTCCTAGTAATACCAGTTTCTACAGCAGACTGCGAAAGATCTTTCAGCACCCTCAACAGACTGAAGACATTCCTTAGGAACCGCCTGTGCCAGAAAATTCTAAACCCACTCATGACCATCTCCATAGAAGGACCAGCTGTGCAAGACTTCAACTTCCCAGAATGTGTTAAGCTGTTTGGCAAGGCAAAGAACAGAAAGCTTACTACTGAGTAG